One uncultured Hyphomonas sp. genomic region harbors:
- a CDS encoding 2-hydroxychromene-2-carboxylate isomerase, producing the protein MTKALEFYFDYISPYSHIANAAVKQLKERTGAAVEIRPMFLGAVMQGSGNRPPGMVPAKNTYMLADLQRCARRYGLSIRMNPYFPMVSTRDLLRATIGLAGDPDKQQRFIDTCFRYMWETPEALKPDDDASVKPMCDAEGFDFEEIKALAADETNKAAMKDNTDTAITRGAFGSPTFFVGEDMFFGHDRLDYAAEALTA; encoded by the coding sequence ATGACCAAGGCACTTGAGTTCTATTTCGACTATATCAGCCCCTATTCCCATATTGCCAATGCAGCAGTGAAGCAGCTGAAGGAGCGCACCGGGGCTGCTGTCGAAATCAGACCCATGTTCCTCGGCGCCGTCATGCAGGGCTCCGGCAACCGTCCTCCGGGCATGGTGCCGGCCAAGAACACCTACATGCTGGCCGACCTGCAGCGCTGCGCAAGGCGTTATGGGCTCAGCATCCGCATGAACCCCTATTTCCCGATGGTCAGCACACGCGACCTGCTGCGGGCCACGATCGGCCTCGCGGGCGATCCGGACAAGCAACAGCGCTTCATCGATACCTGCTTCCGTTACATGTGGGAAACGCCTGAAGCGCTGAAGCCGGATGATGATGCGTCCGTCAAACCCATGTGCGACGCGGAAGGGTTCGACTTCGAAGAGATCAAGGCGCTGGCTGCCGATGAAACGAACAAAGCCGCGATGAAAGACAATACCGACACAGCGATCACCCGCGGCGCCTTCGGGTCTCCCACCTTCTTTGTCGGCGAAGACATGTTCTTCGGACACGACCGCCTGGACTACGCCGCCGAAGCCCTCACCGCCTGA
- the nth gene encoding endonuclease III, which translates to MTESPQKKPARKPAKKRAPRTLGPEKTEKIFAALAHDRPDPKTELEYSDPFTLLVAVALSAQATDVGVNKATRKLFAIADTPEKMLALGEDGVAEHIKTIGLWRNKAKNVIALSQKILDDFGGEVPRTRDELTTLPGVGRKTANVVMNEVFGEPTIAVDTHIFRVSNRTGLAPGKTPDEVEAGLERVTPAEWKKGAHHWLILHGRYVCKARTPECWRCVIAEWCKYTPKTPDPASVSALGPKAPKKKK; encoded by the coding sequence ATGACCGAATCGCCGCAGAAGAAACCCGCCCGCAAACCTGCCAAAAAGCGGGCTCCGCGCACGCTCGGGCCAGAGAAGACAGAGAAAATCTTCGCCGCGCTGGCGCATGACCGGCCGGACCCGAAGACGGAGCTTGAATATTCGGATCCGTTCACGCTTCTGGTGGCCGTCGCGCTCTCGGCCCAGGCGACAGATGTCGGCGTGAACAAGGCGACGCGAAAACTGTTCGCCATTGCCGATACGCCGGAAAAGATGCTGGCGCTGGGCGAGGACGGCGTTGCCGAACACATCAAGACGATCGGCCTCTGGCGGAACAAGGCCAAGAACGTGATCGCCCTCAGCCAGAAGATCCTGGACGATTTTGGCGGGGAGGTACCGCGGACCCGGGATGAGCTGACGACCCTGCCGGGTGTCGGCCGCAAGACAGCCAATGTCGTCATGAATGAGGTGTTCGGCGAACCGACCATTGCCGTCGATACCCACATCTTCCGTGTGTCGAACCGGACGGGGCTGGCCCCCGGCAAGACGCCGGATGAAGTCGAGGCAGGTCTGGAGCGGGTCACGCCTGCGGAGTGGAAGAAGGGCGCGCATCACTGGCTGATTCTGCACGGCCGCTACGTCTGCAAGGCGCGGACACCGGAGTGCTGGCGGTGCGTGATCGCGGAGTGGTGCAAGTACACGCCGAAAACACCGGATCCGGCCAGCGTTTCCGCGCTGGGCCCGAAGGCGCCGAAAAAGAAAAAATAG
- a CDS encoding CinA family protein, whose translation MFPDKLRNLAMLILDDAEQARLRICTAESCTGGLVAALFTDIAGSSTVFERGFVTYSNRAKEEMLGVPGDVLADYGAVSEPVARMMAEGALEASRANIAVAITGVAGPGGGTRMKPVGTVHVACARENRAVVHEMLQVGEIGRTEVRMAAVECALKLIQYQMN comes from the coding sequence ATGTTTCCAGATAAACTCCGCAACCTCGCCATGCTGATCCTCGACGATGCCGAACAGGCCCGCCTGCGGATCTGCACAGCTGAGAGCTGTACCGGCGGCCTCGTTGCCGCCCTCTTTACCGATATTGCAGGGTCCTCGACCGTGTTCGAGCGGGGCTTCGTCACCTATTCGAACCGGGCCAAGGAAGAGATGCTCGGTGTGCCGGGCGACGTGCTGGCAGATTACGGGGCCGTCTCAGAACCTGTGGCGCGGATGATGGCCGAAGGCGCGCTTGAAGCCAGCCGGGCCAACATCGCCGTTGCGATCACCGGCGTGGCAGGCCCCGGCGGCGGCACGCGCATGAAACCCGTCGGCACGGTTCATGTGGCCTGCGCCCGGGAAAACCGCGCCGTGGTGCACGAGATGCTCCAGGTCGGAGAAATCGGACGGACGGAAGTCCGCATGGCCGCCGTCGAGTGCGCCCTCAAACTGATCCAGTATCAGATGAACTAG
- a CDS encoding AMP-binding protein, translated as MTTTPIPAPLPYRPARTRTDLFAALMRAAGEFGRNKTIIYDMVDGEERLLTYKDLIRGAFGLGSALASKTKAGESVGVMLPTGAGAVIGFYALSAYNRVPSMLNFTAGSRNLKAAMRSAEITKIVTARKFVEVAGLEALTKDLSRVAEIIYLEDVRESLSLKDKLAALIGPIAPGLIRNKGRYKSPGVILFTSGTEGEPKGVVLSHENVMANVEQVRAHIGLDVNTDKLFNPLPTFHCFGLTVGAILPLIAGIPVIFHPSPLQPREIVKRIRETGATILLATDTFISQYARVGSDGDMSSIRLAVCGAERVKDETRSLVRRKFEIEILEGYGATEASPVVAANQWERNKPGTVGLLMADMDYRLLPVDGIPEGGRLHIKGPNIMMGYLRPSAPGVLEAPDDGWHDTGDVVAIDEEGFIRIMGRVKRFAKIGGEMVSLAVVENCASAIWPDNLHAAAAIPDPRKGEQIILLSDSPDCNREEILAWAQSHGVPEISVPKRVYHVDNIPVLGTGKIDYGSVQKKIVELVEA; from the coding sequence ATGACCACGACACCGATCCCGGCGCCGTTGCCGTATCGCCCAGCGCGAACCCGTACCGACCTGTTTGCCGCCCTGATGCGCGCGGCCGGCGAGTTTGGCCGAAACAAGACCATCATCTACGACATGGTCGACGGCGAAGAACGCCTGCTGACCTACAAGGACCTGATCCGCGGCGCCTTCGGCCTGGGTTCGGCGCTCGCCTCCAAGACCAAAGCCGGCGAATCGGTCGGCGTCATGCTGCCGACCGGGGCCGGCGCCGTAATCGGCTTCTACGCCCTGTCGGCCTATAATCGCGTCCCGTCGATGCTGAACTTCACCGCCGGCTCGCGGAACCTGAAAGCGGCCATGCGCTCGGCTGAGATCACCAAGATCGTCACCGCACGCAAATTCGTCGAAGTGGCCGGCCTGGAGGCCCTGACCAAGGATCTCTCCCGCGTCGCGGAAATCATCTATCTCGAAGACGTGCGCGAGAGCCTCTCGCTCAAGGACAAGCTGGCTGCGCTGATCGGCCCGATCGCGCCCGGCCTGATCCGCAACAAGGGCCGCTACAAGAGCCCCGGCGTGATCCTGTTCACCTCCGGCACCGAAGGCGAACCCAAGGGCGTCGTGCTCAGCCATGAGAACGTCATGGCGAATGTCGAACAGGTGCGCGCCCATATCGGCCTCGACGTGAACACGGACAAGCTGTTCAACCCGCTGCCGACCTTCCACTGTTTCGGCCTGACGGTCGGGGCCATCCTGCCGCTCATCGCCGGTATCCCGGTGATCTTCCACCCCTCTCCGCTGCAGCCGAGGGAGATCGTGAAACGTATCCGGGAAACCGGGGCGACCATCCTGCTGGCCACGGACACGTTCATTTCTCAGTACGCCCGTGTCGGCAGCGACGGCGACATGAGTTCCATCCGCCTCGCCGTCTGCGGGGCCGAGCGCGTCAAGGACGAGACCCGGTCGCTGGTGCGCCGCAAATTCGAAATCGAAATCCTGGAAGGCTATGGCGCCACCGAGGCCTCGCCCGTCGTGGCGGCCAATCAGTGGGAGCGTAACAAGCCCGGCACGGTCGGCCTTCTGATGGCGGACATGGATTATCGCCTCCTGCCGGTCGACGGCATTCCCGAAGGCGGCCGCCTGCACATCAAGGGCCCCAACATCATGATGGGCTATCTGCGCCCGTCAGCCCCCGGCGTCCTCGAAGCGCCTGACGATGGCTGGCACGATACCGGTGATGTGGTCGCCATCGACGAGGAAGGCTTCATCCGCATCATGGGCCGCGTGAAACGGTTTGCGAAGATCGGCGGGGAGATGGTGTCCCTCGCCGTGGTCGAGAACTGCGCGAGCGCGATCTGGCCGGACAATCTCCACGCCGCAGCCGCCATCCCGGACCCCCGCAAGGGCGAACAGATCATCCTGCTGAGCGACAGCCCCGACTGTAACCGCGAGGAAATCCTGGCCTGGGCGCAGAGCCACGGCGTCCCGGAAATCTCCGTTCCAAAACGGGTCTATCATGTCGACAACATCCCGGTGCTCGGCACCGGAAAGATCGACTATGGCAGCGTGCAGAAGAAAATCGTGGAACTGGTCGAGGCCTGA
- a CDS encoding DUF2244 domain-containing protein, whose protein sequence is MPDTDEIIYFDALLTPNRSLSERGFTIVMAIVGVVSFITGMAFLSMGAVPVIGFFGLDALAIWFAFRWSFRKQREETRIRITASSVDMMHRKANGTEKRVSVPAGFARVELDEPLRPDSSLRIEHGRTGWVIGRFLTVPERKSLADAMKTALHRARLERHIA, encoded by the coding sequence ATGCCTGACACAGATGAAATCATCTATTTTGACGCGCTTCTGACGCCAAACCGCTCCTTGTCGGAACGCGGCTTTACAATTGTCATGGCCATTGTCGGCGTCGTCAGCTTCATCACAGGCATGGCCTTCCTGTCCATGGGTGCCGTTCCGGTAATCGGATTTTTTGGCCTGGATGCCCTCGCCATCTGGTTCGCTTTCCGCTGGTCCTTCCGCAAACAGCGCGAAGAAACACGAATCCGCATTACCGCCAGCAGCGTCGACATGATGCATCGCAAAGCAAATGGCACCGAAAAACGCGTCAGTGTCCCCGCCGGATTTGCCCGCGTCGAACTCGATGAGCCCCTCCGGCCTGATTCGTCGCTACGTATTGAACATGGCCGCACTGGCTGGGTCATCGGAAGGTTCCTGACGGTGCCGGAGCGGAAATCCCTCGCCGATGCCATGAAAACAGCGCTCCACAGGGCGCGACTTGAACGCCACATCGCATAA
- a CDS encoding DUF481 domain-containing protein, translated as MKYIVCAAVGAALSGFVLAAHADDERVEGWSGEGALNAGMTSGNTDTRDVGLTFDVDHITGKWDYGFQGQVDYGEQDGVESRNRAFLGANIDYTISDRVFSFARASYEVDQFTGFDSRSFVGGGLGYRFLGLDPVTWVVRGGPGVKIDEVKRVVTVDDLGNPLIIPAETETSFGLVGKSKFAWALNDKVELSNNTDILYASESTQISNGLALTAQINGSLSARFGFDTRYDTNPPDGFESTDTATKIGVVYKFGAH; from the coding sequence ATGAAGTATATTGTCTGTGCGGCTGTGGGCGCCGCTCTCTCGGGATTTGTTCTGGCCGCGCACGCGGATGACGAACGGGTGGAAGGCTGGTCGGGCGAAGGCGCGCTGAATGCCGGCATGACGAGCGGGAACACCGATACGCGCGATGTTGGGCTGACGTTTGATGTCGATCACATCACTGGCAAATGGGACTATGGTTTCCAGGGCCAGGTCGATTATGGCGAACAGGACGGGGTGGAAAGCCGGAATCGGGCCTTTCTTGGGGCCAATATCGACTACACGATCAGCGACCGGGTGTTTTCGTTCGCCCGTGCGTCGTACGAAGTCGACCAGTTCACCGGTTTTGATAGCCGTTCCTTCGTCGGTGGCGGTCTCGGGTATCGCTTCCTCGGGTTGGACCCGGTGACCTGGGTCGTCCGCGGCGGTCCGGGTGTAAAGATCGATGAGGTGAAACGCGTTGTGACCGTGGATGACCTTGGCAATCCCCTGATCATTCCGGCAGAAACCGAGACGTCCTTTGGTCTTGTCGGCAAATCGAAATTTGCCTGGGCGCTGAACGACAAGGTCGAGCTGTCAAACAATACCGATATTCTTTATGCGTCGGAGTCGACCCAGATCTCAAACGGCCTCGCGCTGACGGCACAGATCAATGGCTCGCTTTCAGCCCGTTTCGGCTTCGATACGCGCTACGATACCAACCCGCCGGACGGGTTTGAGTCTACCGATACGGCGACGAAAATCGGCGTCGTCTACAAATTCGGCGCCCACTAG
- the lipA gene encoding lipoyl synthase — protein sequence MANLIDLKGEKPRLRHPEKQSRPDSPIQRKPDWIRVKAPGSKGYSETREIVKSKGLVTVCEEASCPNIGECWDKKHATMMILGEICTRACSFCNVSTGKPPAGVDEDEPRRVAEAVAEMGLQHVVITSVDRDDLTDGGAMHFVNTIEAIRAASPATTIEILTPDFLRKDGWENRVIDAKPDVFNHNLETVPRLYLSIRPGARYFHSLRLLQKVKDRDPNQFTKSGLMVGLGETKEEVMQVMDDMRSAGVDFLTIGQYLQPTRKHAPVDRFVSPDEFKSYEEIAWAKGFLMVSATPLTRSSHHAGEDFARLRAAREALNASQVSGKSA from the coding sequence ATGGCAAACCTCATTGATCTCAAGGGCGAAAAGCCCCGCCTGCGCCACCCGGAGAAACAGTCCCGGCCGGACAGCCCGATCCAGCGCAAGCCGGACTGGATTCGCGTCAAGGCGCCCGGTTCGAAGGGCTATTCCGAGACCCGCGAGATCGTGAAGTCCAAGGGACTGGTGACGGTCTGCGAAGAGGCGAGCTGCCCGAATATCGGGGAGTGCTGGGACAAGAAGCACGCCACGATGATGATTCTGGGTGAGATCTGCACCCGTGCCTGCAGCTTCTGCAACGTCTCCACCGGCAAGCCGCCCGCAGGCGTCGATGAGGACGAACCGCGCCGCGTGGCCGAAGCCGTCGCTGAGATGGGGCTGCAGCATGTCGTGATCACGTCCGTCGACCGGGATGACCTGACCGATGGCGGGGCGATGCATTTCGTCAACACGATCGAGGCGATCCGGGCGGCATCTCCGGCGACCACGATCGAGATTCTGACGCCGGACTTCCTGCGCAAGGATGGTTGGGAAAACCGCGTCATCGATGCGAAGCCGGACGTGTTCAACCACAATCTCGAAACCGTGCCGCGGCTCTATCTGTCGATTCGGCCGGGCGCGCGTTATTTCCACTCGCTGCGCCTGTTGCAGAAGGTGAAGGACCGCGACCCGAACCAGTTCACCAAATCCGGCCTGATGGTCGGCCTGGGCGAAACCAAGGAAGAGGTCATGCAGGTGATGGACGACATGCGCTCCGCCGGCGTCGACTTCCTCACCATCGGCCAGTACCTGCAGCCGACGCGCAAGCACGCCCCGGTCGACCGGTTCGTCTCGCCGGACGAGTTCAAGTCGTATGAAGAGATCGCGTGGGCCAAGGGCTTTCTGATGGTCTCTGCGACGCCGCTGACACGCTCGTCTCACCATGCGGGAGAGGACTTTGCCCGCCTGCGCGCTGCACGTGAGGCGCTGAATGCCTCGCAGGTTTCCGGCAAGTCCGCCTGA
- a CDS encoding type II toxin-antitoxin system RatA family toxin: protein MPRRFPASPPERMARFSKSVRLPYTPEQCFDLVSDIRRYPDFIKWITAMRVTEEVALGDGASSCLGDAVIGFKGFTERFSTRVTKTPSAGNVIASLVKGPFRRLRAEWQITPQDKGTDVRLDIDYDFKNPFIGMLAAANHDLAVTKILEAFLNEGRRRFGTVSGPAPGA from the coding sequence ATGCCTCGCAGGTTTCCGGCAAGTCCGCCTGAGCGCATGGCCCGGTTCTCCAAATCGGTCCGGCTGCCATACACGCCCGAACAGTGTTTTGATCTTGTCTCGGACATCCGGCGTTATCCGGATTTCATCAAATGGATCACGGCGATGCGCGTCACCGAAGAAGTCGCGCTGGGGGATGGGGCTTCGTCCTGTCTCGGGGATGCCGTGATCGGCTTCAAAGGCTTTACCGAGCGCTTTTCGACCCGGGTCACGAAAACCCCGTCCGCCGGGAACGTGATCGCCTCGCTTGTGAAGGGCCCGTTCCGCCGGTTGCGGGCCGAGTGGCAGATCACGCCGCAGGACAAGGGCACCGATGTGCGCCTCGACATTGATTACGATTTCAAGAATCCGTTCATCGGCATGCTGGCCGCGGCCAATCATGATCTCGCCGTGACGAAAATCCTTGAGGCATTCCTGAATGAAGGGCGCCGCCGTTTCGGGACGGTCTCCGGACCCGCGCCCGGCGCCTAG
- a CDS encoding adenosine kinase, with the protein MADVRFDVVGLGNAIVDVLSRADDAFLAEWGIHKNAMNLIEEPRAHELTRVAKEPLYTSGGSGANTIAGLASFGASAAYIGKVADDELGAQFKREMEAGGVPFPTPPLTDGPATARSIIFVTEDGHRSMNTFLGASVMFSKEDVDEEVVKGGGILYLEGYLFDKDDAKEAFIHAAEIARSAGRKVALTLSDRFCVDRHRPSFLQLVRNNVDILFANEEELLALYETDDFDSAMDSLQADTAVAAVTRSEKGSVVLGDGEPIVVEAVPVKEVVDTTGAGDQYAAGFLFGMSRGLPLATCARLGHIAAAEVISHFGPRPAVSYKVLAEAAGIFV; encoded by the coding sequence ATGGCAGATGTGCGTTTCGATGTGGTGGGCCTCGGCAATGCGATCGTGGATGTGCTGTCGCGGGCGGATGACGCCTTTCTGGCAGAGTGGGGCATCCACAAGAATGCCATGAACCTGATCGAGGAACCGCGGGCGCACGAGCTGACCCGGGTTGCCAAGGAGCCGCTCTACACATCCGGCGGAAGCGGCGCCAACACGATTGCCGGCCTTGCCAGTTTCGGGGCATCGGCTGCCTATATCGGCAAGGTCGCCGATGATGAACTCGGCGCCCAGTTCAAGCGCGAGATGGAAGCCGGAGGCGTGCCGTTCCCGACGCCGCCGCTGACAGACGGCCCCGCCACGGCCCGCAGCATCATCTTCGTTACAGAAGATGGCCACCGGTCCATGAACACTTTCCTCGGTGCCTCGGTGATGTTCTCGAAAGAGGATGTTGATGAGGAGGTCGTGAAAGGGGGCGGCATCCTCTATCTGGAAGGCTATCTGTTCGACAAGGACGATGCCAAGGAAGCCTTCATCCACGCCGCAGAGATTGCCCGTTCCGCCGGCCGCAAGGTTGCGCTGACCCTCTCCGACCGGTTCTGTGTCGACCGCCACCGGCCGAGCTTCCTCCAGCTGGTCCGCAACAATGTCGACATTCTCTTCGCCAATGAAGAAGAGCTGCTGGCCCTTTACGAGACCGATGATTTCGACAGCGCGATGGATTCCCTGCAGGCTGATACGGCAGTTGCGGCGGTGACCCGCAGCGAAAAGGGCTCGGTTGTCCTGGGCGATGGCGAGCCGATTGTGGTCGAAGCCGTTCCGGTCAAGGAAGTTGTTGATACGACCGGGGCAGGCGACCAGTACGCCGCGGGCTTCCTGTTCGGCATGTCGCGCGGCCTGCCGCTGGCGACCTGTGCGCGCCTTGGCCATATCGCGGCCGCTGAGGTGATCAGCCATTTCGGTCCGCGCCCGGCCGTTTCCTACAAGGTGCTGGCGGAAGCTGCAGGCATCTTCGTTTAA
- a CDS encoding helix-turn-helix domain-containing protein, which translates to MKWTELSDNWCPVARTLSVVGDRWTLLILRDCFLGLSRFEQFIESSGMTRHILAERLKRLVEAGILERRQYSAGPKRYDYVLTDKGQELAPALLTLKDWGKKHMPVRRATNA; encoded by the coding sequence ATGAAATGGACTGAACTCTCGGATAATTGGTGCCCGGTGGCGCGGACCCTCTCAGTCGTGGGCGACCGGTGGACGCTGTTGATCCTCAGGGATTGCTTTCTTGGCCTGTCGCGGTTCGAACAGTTTATCGAGTCGAGCGGCATGACGCGGCACATCCTGGCCGAGCGCCTCAAGCGGCTGGTTGAAGCCGGTATCCTCGAGCGCCGGCAGTATTCCGCCGGGCCGAAGCGATATGATTATGTGCTGACCGACAAGGGCCAGGAACTGGCGCCCGCACTGCTGACGCTGAAGGACTGGGGCAAGAAGCACATGCCCGTCCGCCGCGCCACGAACGCCTGA
- a CDS encoding cytochrome P450, translating into MAADTVHSIDHPALERPKVSDREPLHEGYLRVGEEVPPASSLDIKTLDLVDPEIWRQNKMWDRFDRLRKEDPVHYTPDSFVGPYWSVTTYEDIMAVDTDHKRFSSSWEHGGITLGQPLEDFEMPMFIAMDEPRHSEQRKTVQPAVAPNMLKEYEPLIRSRTQGLLDSLPVGEPFDWVDKVSIELTTMMLATLFDFPFENRRQLTRWSDVSTNMNNPDICPGGEEQWRQEMMECLTTFMGIFQERQAIPQQNDLMSLLAHGEKTKNMTPMELLGNVILLIVGGNDTTRNTMTASVYALNKYPEQYEKLKGDLSLIPNMVSETIRWQTPLAFMRRTALEDVQLRDKLIKKGEQIAMWYISGNRDEKFWDKPNDYIIDRADARRHLSFGFGIHRCVGNRLGELQLQILWQELMERFEHIEVLDEPSYTAGAFVHGYTWMPVILHPKK; encoded by the coding sequence ATGGCTGCCGATACAGTTCATTCCATCGACCATCCGGCCCTTGAACGGCCGAAAGTTTCAGATCGTGAGCCCCTTCACGAAGGCTATCTCCGCGTAGGCGAGGAAGTGCCCCCGGCTTCCAGCCTCGACATCAAAACCCTTGATCTGGTGGACCCGGAAATCTGGCGCCAGAACAAAATGTGGGACCGCTTCGACCGCCTTCGCAAGGAAGACCCGGTGCACTACACGCCGGATTCCTTCGTCGGCCCCTATTGGTCCGTCACGACTTACGAAGACATCATGGCGGTCGACACCGACCACAAGCGCTTCTCTTCCAGCTGGGAGCATGGCGGCATCACGCTCGGCCAACCGCTCGAAGACTTCGAGATGCCGATGTTCATCGCCATGGATGAGCCGCGCCATTCCGAACAGCGCAAGACCGTTCAGCCGGCTGTCGCACCGAACATGCTCAAAGAGTACGAGCCCCTCATCCGCTCGCGGACCCAGGGCCTGCTGGACAGCCTGCCGGTCGGCGAGCCGTTCGACTGGGTCGACAAGGTCTCGATCGAGCTGACCACGATGATGCTCGCCACCCTGTTCGACTTCCCGTTCGAGAACCGCCGCCAGCTGACCCGCTGGTCGGACGTATCCACGAACATGAACAACCCGGACATCTGCCCGGGCGGCGAAGAACAGTGGCGCCAGGAAATGATGGAATGCCTGACGACGTTCATGGGCATCTTCCAGGAACGCCAGGCCATTCCGCAGCAGAACGACCTGATGAGCCTTCTGGCTCACGGTGAGAAGACCAAGAACATGACGCCGATGGAATTGCTCGGCAACGTGATCCTGCTGATCGTCGGCGGCAACGACACGACCCGGAACACGATGACGGCGTCTGTCTACGCGCTGAACAAGTATCCGGAACAGTACGAGAAGCTGAAAGGCGACCTGTCCCTGATCCCGAACATGGTGTCCGAGACGATCCGCTGGCAAACGCCGCTGGCCTTCATGCGCCGTACAGCACTGGAAGACGTCCAGCTCCGCGACAAGCTCATCAAGAAAGGTGAGCAAATCGCCATGTGGTACATCTCGGGCAACCGCGATGAAAAGTTCTGGGACAAGCCGAACGATTACATCATCGACCGCGCCGATGCCCGCCGTCACCTCTCTTTCGGTTTCGGTATCCACCGCTGCGTCGGCAACCGCCTCGGCGAACTGCAGCTGCAGATCCTGTGGCAGGAGCTGATGGAGCGTTTCGAGCACATCGAAGTGCTGGATGAGCCCTCCTACACGGCCGGCGCCTTCGTCCACGGTTACACCTGGATGCCGGTGATCCTGCACCCGAAGAAATAG